The Fusarium fujikuroi IMI 58289 draft genome, chromosome FFUJ_chr01 sequence TAGGGTCACGCTTGCCCTTGGCCCAGTTGTCATACAGCCACATGAAGCCGTACAGCTGGAACGACATGAGCGTACCGAGCAGGGCACCAACGAGAGAGACGAGACCACCAAAGACGGGAATACCGGAGGCAATCAGGTAGGCGATGacggtggtgatgatggtgcagGCGAGCCAAGTTCCCCAGTGGATAGCGCTGTTGGAGGAGAGATGCTTTGTTCCTCGGAGAAGGCGAACGAAGACGTATTTAGCGGCGAAGTGAATGACGAGGACGGTTGTTGCGAGAAGACCGGGGAGGGAGATGCCGTAGGCGACGCGCTTGATGAGATGGCCGGCGGAACCGAGGGCTGGTGAGGCGACGTATGAGCCGCAGTAAAGGTAGACTACGCAGCCGATGACGATATAAGTGATGGTGACACCGGCTTGGCAGATGAGGAGGGATCGAGTGTAATGCTCAGGACGCTTCATCTCAGCAGCGATGGCACTTTAAAAGTTAGCTTGCTAAATCACATATTGCATTGAGAAAAACTTACAAGAATCCGGGCGTTCCAGCATAGGCaaagatgagagatgagatggaagagatggCCTCGGTGAAGCTGGGGTTTCCAACAACCTTCCAGTCAGACTTCCAGTGACCCTCTTGAGGAGCAGCTGCAGGACGATCTTGAACACCAACCGCAATGGTGACGGTGAAAATAGCAGTCATGATGCAAACGAGGCCGACCCAGGCGAGCATGCTGATGCGGCCGAGGGTGCGAACACTGGCCAGCAGGAATCCGCAGATGGCAGCAACAGCGACGAAGACAGCAGTGCAAGTACCGTGAATAGAGACGGCGTTGAGACCGATTGAGATACCGAGCATACCAGAGCCCGCAACGAAGATCCAGACTGAGCTGTTAGCTGATGTCGTGATAGGATAAGAGGGGAGTACATACAGAGGCAGAATGCAATACCGAAGATCTCGCGTCCAACCCGGCCGAAGATCAGAAAGCCTGCATCATCGATACCGTAGATTTGAGGATGGTTACGCTTAAAAACACCGATCATGTAGTCAGACCAGGTTGTGATggcggcgatgacgatgaggcaGATGATGCCGGGGAGGATGCCGAGGACGTCGAAGACAGCTGGGATGGACAGAACACCGAGACCGACCTGGGTCTTCATCATGAGAGCAACGGTGCCGATCCAGCCGACCTATTGATGTGAGTTGAATTGAAGATTCTCATGGTGTTGGTGTGACGCACAGCGCGGTAGTTGGGGCCTTCATCGGTGATAtcaccaaagacatcatCGTGGACTTGGGCTTCACCAGCGATGGAAGGGGTGTTGTTTAAAGCTGGCCGATCATTCTCGTAATCATGCTTGAGGTCCTTCTCAGCAGGACCGCTAGAGTATTGCGACATGTTGAAGGAGCAAAGCTAATTGACCAACAAACGACTAAAAGATTGAAGAGAGGGGGGGGAGgtgaagagggaagagagagtGGAAtgtggaggagatgaagcaaCAAAGTCTGGGGATTGTGGACACAACTTATACAAGCTCCTCCCAAGCTCAGACAAGTTGAAGTCGATCCTATACAGCAAGTCTAACTAAGCTGATAAAGTTGGTCTTTGCCCCCCTAGTCGATCCCCGTGGTGATTTACCCAAGAGAGGCTAGTGAGTGATACGCTgaggaaaaaaaaacctgGCAGGCAATTCGGTGTTGGCGAGGCTTATCTGGGTGTGTGGAGTAA is a genomic window containing:
- a CDS encoding related to neutral amino acid permease yields the protein MSQYSSGPAEKDLKHDYENDRPALNNTPSIAGEAQVHDDVFGDITDEGPNYRAVGWIGTVALMMKTQVGLGVLSIPAVFDVLGILPGIICLIVIAAITTWSDYMIGVFKRNHPQIYGIDDAGFLIFGRVGREIFGIAFCLFWIFVAGSGMLGISIGLNAVSIHGTCTAVFVAVAAICGFLLASVRTLGRISMLAWVGLVCIMTAIFTVTIAVGVQDRPAAAPQEGHWKSDWKVVGNPSFTEAISSISSLIFAYAGTPGFFAIAAEMKRPEHYTRSLLICQAGVTITYIVIGCVVYLYCGSYVASPALGSAGHLIKRVAYGISLPGLLATTVLVIHFAAKYVFVRLLRGTKHLSSNSAIHWGTWLACTIITTVIAYLIASGIPVFGGLVSLVGALLGTLMSFQLYGFMWLYDNWAKGKRDPNMKWYLMVAFSVFVIVSGTFLMIGGTYGSIVGIIDSYKASGGSAAFSCADNSNST